The proteins below are encoded in one region of Colletotrichum lupini chromosome 5, complete sequence:
- a CDS encoding ubiquinone biosynthesis protein COQ7 encodes MASVRSVLRPCCGIARIGAQNAYAPGVCISRRQLSGTSNAQAEAKGAAAAPRRKPLTQEQRDFLSSALRVNQAGELAATRIYTAQTPPIVNRHPHLRPLMAHMYDQEEGHLNTFNALIHKHRVRPTALYPLWQLMSTGLGWSTAVMGREAAMACTEAVETEIGDHYNNQIRTLIEMVTEWEAEGYDVGPEFTDLIKTLRRIRDEELEHLDHAVEHDAKKAEPHWLLTGVIRAGCKGAIWGPKPYE; translated from the exons ATGGCTTCAGTAAGATCAGTTCTGAGGCCCTGCTGTGGCATCGCAAGAATTGGAGCGCAAAACGCGTATGCGCCGGGTGTTTGCATCTCGCGCAGACAGCTATCCGGCACATCCAATGCTCAGGCCGAAGCAAAAGGTGCAGCAGCGGCGCCCCGACGAAAGCCCCTGACCCAAGAGCAGCGGGATTTCTTGTCTTCAGCA CTTCGAGTCAATCAAGCCGGAGAACTGGCTGCCACCCGAATCTACACAGCTCAAACCCCACCGATCGTCAATCGACACCCGCACCTTCGACCTCTCATGGCACATATGTACGACCAAGAAGAGGGCCACCTAAATACATTCAACGCCCTCATCCACAAGCATCGCGTGCGACCGACTGCCCTGTATCCTCTGTGGCAGCTAATGTCAACTGGGCTGGGCTGGAGTACCGCAGTAATGGGTCGCGAAGCGGCCATGGCATGTACAGAGGCCGTCGAGACGGAAATTGGCGATCACTACAACAACCAAATCAGAACCCTAATCGAGATGGTCACAGAGTGGGAAGCTGAAGGCTATGATGTCGGTCCGGAGTTCACCGATCTCATCAAGACACTGCGGCGGATTCGCGATGAAGAACTGGAGCACCTGGACCACGCTGTCGAGCATGACGCCAAGAAGGCGGAGCCGCACTGGTTGCTCACCGGTGTGATCCGGGCGGGTTGCAAAGGCGCCATCTGG GGGCCGAAGCCATACGAATAG